TGTGCTCCTCGCGCCAGGGCAGACGCAGGCGCCGCAGCGACTGCAGATCGGCTTTCAGCGCGCGCCATTGCGCCGCCCGCAAGGGCAGCATGGTGCTCCAGCGTACCGGCGCCGGGCCGACCAGGCTCCAGACGAGATGCGCCAGGACCAGGACGAAGGCTGCCACGCCGACCCATTCGTGGCTTTCGAAGATCAGGGCGTCCATGCCGCGCAGCGGCTCGCCGGGCTCCGGGCCCTCCATGACCAGGCTGATGAAGAGCTGGTAGGTGACGGCCAGCGCCAGCCCCAGGTGCAGCCAGCGCGTGGTGGGGTCGTAGCCGGCGCGGGCAGCCGTGAATTGGACCATCTCTGTCCTCCGGAAAAGTCTATCTCGATGCTGGGTTGGGCCGGCGGCGGCACCGCAGCGCCGCACTGGGCAGTATGTCAGTGGCCGGTGCTTGGCGCATCGGCCGCAAGTCGCGCGACAGCTTTCAGGCCGCGATGACGAAGAGTCCGATGACGCAGGCGAAGCCCACCGTCCAGGCCAGCGAGCGGAGCGTCGGCCGGTCCAGGATGTAAAAAGCCAGGTGCAGCACCCGCATGGCAATGAAGACGAGCGCCAGGGCGTCGATCTGATCCTGGGGCGCATGCAGTTGCTGGGCGACGATGACTGCGGCCGCGAAGGGCGCGAAGGCCTCGAAGGCGTTGAGCTGCCCCCAGTTGGCCCGTTGCCGCCAGCCCGTGGCCTGGGCCAGTTGCGCCCGCGGCGCCCGGTTGTCGTAAGCCGAACCAGCTTTCGCCGCCACGGCCGCGAAGTAGGGCAACAGGGCGGCCGCCAGTATGCTCCAGTAGGCAATGGTCATGTCTTTCCTCGTTTTGCGCCGCCGGGTATCGGTGGGCGCGTTTTTGCACATCTATTGTTGATCCCACCCAAAGGGATTATAGTTACAAAGTTTGGATGTTGCTGTGGCTGGCCAGGAGAAATGACAGCCGACGGCGTGCGGTGTCCGAAGCTGCCCAAGGCGCAGCTTGGCCACGGGCATGGGCCGTCGGGCAAGTGCAAGTTCCCGCCCAAGTTTCCATGACGGCGCCGTTTCCGCATGCGGCGAACCCCCCGCCCCGGGGCTGATGGAATGATCGGTCGAACACTGGAATGCCCGCCTGTCCATCCTAAGCGGTGAATTTCCGATTCTGCCGGGAACGCGGCAGAACTCGCTGAATCGCGGCAATCGCCTTCATATCTGGACAACAGAACAACGAATCACCAGAGAACACGGGAAGCGGCGGTCCGGAAGCAGCGCCTTTGCGCTCCAGGAATGTTTTACGTCTTTGTCCCGGCTTGTCATTACTTAACAGGAGATTTGAATGTCGAGGAAACACCCCGTTATCGCGGTCACCGGGTCTTCCGGTGCGGGCACCACTACGGTCAAGCGCGCTTTCGAGCACATCTTCCGGCGGCTGAAGCTCAACGCGGCGGTCGTGGAAGGCGACAGCTTCCACAGCCTGAACCGCGCCGAGTTCCGGGAAGCGGTCAAGAAGGCCGAGGGCGACGGCAATCGCCACTTCAGCCATTTCGGCCCGGAGGCCAACCACTTCGACAAAATCGAGGA
The DNA window shown above is from Thermithiobacillus tepidarius DSM 3134 and carries:
- a CDS encoding cytochrome b/b6 domain-containing protein, encoding MVQFTAARAGYDPTTRWLHLGLALAVTYQLFISLVMEGPEPGEPLRGMDALIFESHEWVGVAAFVLVLAHLVWSLVGPAPVRWSTMLPLRAAQWRALKADLQSLRRLRLPWREEH
- a CDS encoding MAPEG family protein yields the protein MTIAYWSILAAALLPYFAAVAAKAGSAYDNRAPRAQLAQATGWRQRANWGQLNAFEAFAPFAAAVIVAQQLHAPQDQIDALALVFIAMRVLHLAFYILDRPTLRSLAWTVGFACVIGLFVIAA